The window CCGTCCACGGACTGGTGGAGGGTGAACTTCTCCACCACCCGCTTGCGGGACATCCGGCCCAGCTCGGCCCGGCGTTCGTCGTCGCGGAGCAGGGCGAGGGTGGCGCGGGCCATGGTCTCGGGCTCGCGCGGCGGTACGACGAGGCCGGTGTCGCCGACGGCCTCGCGGACTCCGCCGACGTCGGTGGAGACGGTGGTGCGGCCGCAGGACATGGCCTCGATGATGCTGAAGGGGAAGCCCTCGCTGATGGAGGAGAGCATGACGACGCTGCCGGCCGCGTAGGCCCGGGCCACCTGCTCGATGCGGCCCTCGTAGGTGATCCCGTCGCTCACGCCGAGTTCGGCGGCGAGCTTCTCCAGGCGGAGCTTGTACTCCTCGCAGCCGGGCGGGACGGGGCCGAAGAGGCGCAGCCTCAGGGCGGGCAGCTCCTCGCGCATGAAGGCGTAGGCCCGGATGAGGGTTTCGAGGTCCTTGATCGGGTCGACGCGGCCGCACCAGCTGAGGGTGGGCACGTCCGGTTCGGGGCCGGCCTCGGGGAAGGCGTGCGGGTCGACGCCGTTGTAGACGGTGCGGATACGTTCCGACTCGGCGCCTCCGCGCTCCTCCCAGCGGCGGTTGTACTGGTTGCAGGGGGTGATCAGGTCGGCCTGCCGGTAGCCCTCGGTGTTGAGCTCGCGGTAGAAGCCGAGCATGAGCGCCTTGACGGGCCAGCGCTGGGCGGCGCTGCGGTAGCCGAGGTAGCGCTCGCGGAGGTAGATGCCGTGCTCGGTGAGCAGGAAGGGAACCCCGTCGAGGTATTTGGCGGCGAGGGCCGGGAGGGTGGCCAGTCCGCTGCTGACGGCGTGCGCGACGCTGTCGGGCGGGATCCGGACGCTCAGCGGGCGCAGCGCGTGTTCCAGCAGGTCGGTGGCGGTGAGCGCGTCGTGGATGGTGGGCTCGGCCTCGGCGGTGGCGAGACCGGGGCGGGTCCATACGTTCATCAGCAGGCGCAGAACCGATTCGGAACGCAGGGCCGGTGCGAGTTTCCCGGCCCGGGCGAGGACGGTCAGTTCGCGCAGGGCCTCGGAGAAGGTGTGCCGGGCGGGATCGCCCGCGGGGTCGAGGAGGGAGAGCAGGAAGCTCTCGTAGACCTCGGTGAAGCGGCGCTGCGCCCTGCCGCGCAGGCCCGACCGGCGGATGCGCGAGGGGAGCGGTCCCCAGAGCGGGAAGGACGTGTGCCGGTAGACGTTGCGGGGCAGTTCCCAGGTGACCGGCTCGCGTCCGGAGCCGGTCAGGGCTATGACGTTGAAGTCGACCTCCGGCATGCCTCGTACCAGTTGGTCGCACCAGGTGCTGACGCCCCCGTGGACGTGCGGATAGGTGCCTTCGGTGAGCATGGTGACGTGACGCCCATGACTCATGCGGTGTGTCCCCCCAGGACGGAAAAGGGGCCGGCGCCCGTGGGTTCGCGGAGCGCCGGCGCTAGGTGGTACTGGTGTTGGCTTGCGGGTCGGTCAGCTGGGCAGCTTGAGCGTGACGGCGCTCTGGAGCAGCTCGGGACCAGTCCAGGTGGAGCGGTTGCCGGCGTACGCGGTGCCGAAGTCGGCGGTGCCGAGCAGCATTTGCTTCTTGGTGCCGTTGGGAGCGGTGACCGGGGCGACGACTCCGGAGGGCGCCTTGATGGTGACGTCGTTGCCGATGCGGTAGGCGGTGACCTTGCCGTCCGCGAGTGCCTTGTCCCAGGCGGCGCGGCGCTGGAACTCGACGCCGGTGTCCTTCATGCTCTGGTTGACGATCGGAGCGCTGGGGGCGTAGAGGGCGCGGTAGGTGTCGAGGACCTGGTTGAGCACGGGGTAGAGGGTGCGGTCCTCGGCGAGGTTGGACTGGTGGACGTAGTGCGGCCGCGGGTCGTTGGCCAGGACGTGGCGCAGGGCGGTGCGGGCCTCGGCCGGGACGATGGTGCTGAGGTAGCCGGTGTTGACGTCCAGCGGGGCCGGCAGGCAGGTGGAGGTGCCCGGGTTGTCCTCGCAGATGCCGCTGCCGCCGTGGGCGCGGCTGGTGTAGATCCAGTTGTACTCGTCGGCCATCTCGGCGTTGGTGCCCGTGTTGTAGTACACGTTCATCGGGTGCCGGGGGACCGTGAGGGCGGAGCCGACCGCTCGCTGCGCGGGTTCGCGGGAGTTGTCGCTGCCGGCCCACTTGACCCCGTTGTCGGCGAGGGCGCCGGCCAGGTTGGGGTTGTCCGCGGGCTGCTGCGGCCCGGTCTTGAGCCCGGAGTGCTCGCCGGTGACCAGCTCGGTCCGGTCGAGGGTGATCCCCTTGGACGCGGCCCAGTTGTTGTTGTCGCGGATCTGGGCGGAGATCTCGGCGCGGCTCATGTACTGGATCGCGCCGGCGGCGTTCTTCGTACAGGTCCACGGGGTGACGGCGGTGTTCTGGATGCAGCCGAGGAACGGGTGGGTGTAGGTGTGGTTCATCCAGCGGTACTTGGCGCGGTCGGCGACGAGCTGGGCGGTCATCGCGTCGACGCCGCCGTTCTCGGCCTTCCACTCCTCGCCGGCTCCGCCGTTGAAGAGCATGTCGAGCTTGAAGCTCTTGGAGGTCTGCCACTGCGCCGCGTACACGGCGTCGGCGGCGGACATCCGGATGGTGCTCTCCTTGCCCTCGCCGCCCGCGCAGGCGTAGTCGCCCGGCGTGCAGTTCAGGTCCTTGTTCCAGCGGGCGTCGGGGGCGAAGACGTCGTCGACGTGGACCGCGAAGTAGTTGCGGCTCTGGCCGAGGTGCACCCCCTGGGTCAGCCAGTCGACGATGCCGCGGGCGAGCAGCCGGAACTGCTGCTGGTACTGGTTGTAGCCGAAGGTGACGACCAGTTCGCTGCGTCCGTCGTGGGTGTACTCGCCGACGAGCGAGGCGCGTCCGGTACCGACCGGGGCGTCCAGGTAGCTGGTGTAGCCGGGCCGGGGCTTGCCCATGAACCCGAAGCTCTCGGGGACGAGCGCGGAGTTGTCCTCGAAGGTGACCTGGCCGCCGAGGTAGGCGAACGGGCCGGCCTTGCCCGCGGTGGTGACGGCGGCCTGGGTGCCGTCGAGCTGGCCGCTGTAGCCCCCGTTGTCGGTGTATTCCAGCCCGACTCCCGGGTGGGACCAGGTGTAGGCGTCGACCTGGCGGATCCCGTACGTCGTCTCGTAGGCGGCGAGCGCGGCCATCTCGGCCGAGCCCTCGCCGAACGGGTTCTCGTTCGGCAGGACGACACCCTGGTACTTGGCGCGCGGACGGCCGTCCACGGTGTCGCTGAGGAAGCCCGCGTTGATGACCGGGCGGCCGCTGCTGCCCAGCTGGACGCGGGTGTAGGGCACCCCCGTGTCGCGGAGTTCCGCGGTGATCGCCTCGACCGAGCTGCCGCCGTCGTCGACGACCAGCACCTTCAGGTCGATGCGCGGTGTCACGGCCGCCGTGGCGGTCGCGGCGGGTACTGCCACGGACACCAGGGCGGCTGCGGCCATCATCGCCGCGACCCTGTTCATCCGATTCTTGTTGACCATTTCGGCCTTTCCCCCCGCAGGCGTCCCTCGACTCGGCCCTGGCGGAGCGCCGGGCCTGGGAGGCTCTGTGGAAATCATGCAAAGGAACCCCGCGTCCCCTTGCGAGAGTGGACCGAGTCTCTCGGACCTCGTCAGGTCTACGAGGCAAACCTGGAGCAGAGTCCACAGATGGGTGAACCTGATGGCGTCTTGATCGAACAACTTGCCAAACCTTCGAGTGACGTACGGACGAGCGCGTGCGCGTAGGCTCATTTCTGGCGGCCGTCGGGCCCGAATACGATCGCTACGGATGGCCGTCCACCCACTCGGCCCACATACACAAACGGAAGCGAGACTTCACCACCGTGACTGCTCTGACTCTCAGCACTGCCGGCGCGGCGACGCTCCGCGCCGACGCCCTCGTCGTCGGCGTGGCGAAGGGCCCCAAGGGGCCGATCGTCGCCGCGGGCGCCGAGGCCGTGGACAAGGCTTACGACGGTAAGCTCGCCGGCGTCCTCGACGCGCTCGGCGCCTCGGGGGCCGAAGGCGAGATCACCAAGCTGCCGGCCCCGGCAGGCCTCAAGGTCCCGGTCGTGCTGGCGGTGGGGCTCGGCTCCGTCCCCGAGAAGGACGAGTCGTTCGACGAGGAGGTGCTGCGCCGCGCCGCCGGCGCCGCCGCCCGCGCGCTGCACGGCAGCAAGAAGGCCGCCTTCGCGCTCCCGCTCGAGGACGCCTCGGCCGTCACCGCCGTCGCCGAGGGCGCGCTGCTGGGCGCGTACGCCTTCACCGCCTACCAGGGCGGCGAGAACAAGGTCCGCAAGGAGGCCAAGGGCGCGGCCCCGAAGGCCCCGCTGGCCGAGGTGGCCCTGCTGGGCGCCAAGCCCCGCGACAAGGAGCACAAGGCCGCCGTCGAGCGCGCCGCGGTCGTGGCCACCGAGGTCAACATCGCCCGCGACCTGGTGAACACCCCGCCGAACGACCTGACCCCCGAGGCCTTCGCCGCGGTCGCCTCCGCGGCCGCGAAGGAGAACGGCATCAAGGTCCAGGTCCTGGACGAGAAGGCCCTGGTCAAGGGTGGCTTCGGCGGCATCATGGGCGTCGGCAAGGGCTCCGAGAACCCGCCGCGCCTGGTGAAGCTCACCTACACCCACCCCAAGGCGGAGAAGACCCTGGCCTTCGTCGGCAAGGGCATCACCTACGACTCGGGCGGCATCTCCCTGAAGCCGGCCGGCCACAACGAGACGATGAAGTGCGACATGGCCGGCGCCGCCGCCGTCTTCGCCTCCGTCGTCGCGGCCGCGAAGCTGGGCCTGCGGGTCAACGTCACCGGCTGGCTCGCGCTCGCCGAGAACATGCCGTCCGGCTCCGCCACCAAGCCCGGTGACGTGCTGCGCATGTACAGCGGCAAGACCGTCGAGGTCCTCAACACGGACGCCGAGGGCCGCCTGGTCCTCGGTGACGCCCTGACCAAGGCCTCCGAGGACAACCCGGACGCGATCGTCGACGTCGCGACCCTGACCGGCGCGATGGTGCTCGCCCTCGGCGACCGCACCTTCGGGATCATGGCGAACGACGACGCCTTCCGCACCTCGATCCACGAGATCGCCGAGGAGGTCGGCGAGTCCTCCTGGCCGATGCCGCTCCCCGCCGAGCTGCGCAAGACCATGGACTCCCCCACCGCCGACATCGCGAACATGGGTGTCCGCATGGGCGGCGGCCTGGTGGCCGGCCTCTTCCTGCAGGAGTTCGTCGGCGAGGGCATCACCTGGGCCCACCTCGACATCGCCGGCCCGGCCTTCCACGAGGGCGCGCCGCACGGCTACACCCCCAAGGGCGGCACCGGCTCCGCCGTGCGCACCCTGGTGCGGCTGGCCGAGCGCACGGCCACGGGCGACCTGGGCTGACGTACCACGAGTGATGTGACGTGACGCACCCCGGGCCGGGTCAGGGCCCGGGGTGCGTCCGTCCGTGTGCCGTGCGCGTCCGTCTCACGGCGAAACCTCAAGGAATCGGTAGGTATCTCCGTAGGTACCTACGCATCGGTAACCCTCGGTCCGGGTGGATCGCCCGATCACATCGTGGGCCCGGCGTCCCGCGTTCCCCCGACAAATGCGAAGATGGGTTCTCGGCAGGACAGGGCCCCCACCACAGGGCCGAAGAAACAAGCGGCCGATTACCAGCCGCCGCCCGGTCACAGAGGACCGGTGCCCGGCGCACATGCATGGAGGACGTGACGTGGCGAACGACGCCAGCACCGTTTTCGACCTAGTGATCCTCGGCGGTGGCAGTGGCGGTTACGCCGCGGCGCTGCGCGCATCCCAGCTGGGTCTGGACGTTGCCCTGATCGAGAAGAACAAGCTCGGCGGCACCTGCCTGCACAACGGCTGCATCCCCACGAAGGCTCTGCTGCACGCGGGCGAGATCGCGGACCAGGCTCGTGAAGCCGCCCAGTTCGGTGTCAAGACCTCTTTCGAGGGGATCGACATCGCGGGTGTCCACAAGTACAAGGACGAGGTCATCTCGGGCCTGTACAAGGGTCTGCAGGGCCTGGTCGCCTCCCGCAAGGTGACCTACATCGAGGGAGAGGGCCGCCTCTCCTCCCCGACTTCCGTCGACGTGAACGGCCGGAGCATCCAGGGCCGCCACATCCTGCTGGCGACCGGCTCCGTGCCGAAGTCGCTGCCGGGCCTGAACATCGACGGCAACCGCATCATCTCCTCGGACCACGCCCTGGTCCTGGACCGCGTCCCCGAGTCGGCGATCGTCCTGGGCGGCGGCGTCATCGGCGTCGAGTTCGCCTCGGCGTGGAAGTCCTTCGGCTCCGACATCACCGTCATCGAGGGCCTCAAGCACCTCGTGCCGGTCGAGGACGAGAACAGCTCGAAGCTGCTGGAGCGCGCGTTCCGCAAGCGCGGCATCAAGTTCAACCTGGGCACCTTCTTCGACAAGGCCGAGTACACCGAGAACGGCGTCCGCGTGACGCTGGTCGACGGCAAGACCTTCGAGGCCGAGGTGCTGCTGGTGGCCGTGGGCCGCGGCCCCGTCTCGCAGGGTCTGGGCTACGAGGAGCAGGGCGTCGCGATGGACCGCGGCTACGTCCTGGTCGACGAGTACATGCAGACCAACGTGCCGACCATCTCGGCCGTCGGTGACCTCGTCCCGACCCTCCAGCTCGCGCACGTCGGCTTCGCCGAGGGCATCCTGGTGGCGGAGCGTCTGGCCGGCCTCAAGGCCGTCCCGATCGACTACGACGGTGTCCCGCGCGTCACCTACTGCCACCCCGAGGTCGCTTCCGTCGGCATCACCGAGGCCAAGGCCAAGGAGATCTACGGCGCGGACAAGGTCGTGGCCCTGAAGTACAACCTGGCTGGCAACGGCAAGAGCAAGATCCTCAAGACCGCGGGCGAGATCAAGCTCGTCCAGGTCAAGGACGGTGCCGTGGTCGGCGTCCACATGGTCGGTGACCGGATGGGCGAGCAGGTCGGCGAGGCCCAGCTGATCTACAACTGGGAAGCTCTTCCGGCCGAGGTCGCGCAGCTCATCCACGCGCACCCGACCCAGAACGAAGCGATGGGCGAGGCCCACCTGGCCCTGGCCGGCAAGCCGCTTCACTCCCACGACTAATTCGTCACGGGCGCGACGACCACTTCCGCACTTTCGTTAGGAGCAACTGAAACCATGTCGGTTTCCGTAACCCTTCCGGCGCTCGGTGAGAGCGTCACCGAGGGCACTGTCACCCGCTGGCTGAAGGCCGAGGGCGAGCGCGTCGAGGCCGACGAGCCGCTGCTCGAGGTCTCGACCGACAAGGTCGACACCGAGATCCCCTCCCCCGTGTCGGGCATCCTGGCCTCCATCAAGGTCGCCGAGGACGAGACCGTCGAGGTCGGCGCCGAGCTGGCCGTCATCGACGACGGCTCCGGCGCTCCGGCCGCTGCCGCGGCTCCCGCCGCCGAGCCGGCCGCCGCCCCGGCCGCCGAGGCCGCTCCGGCTCCGGTCGCCGAGGCCCCCGCGGCCCCGGCTCCCGCTGCCGAGGCTCCCGCTGCCGCTCCGGCCGCGTCGGGCACCGATGTCGTGCTCCCCGCGCTGGGCGAGTCCGTCACCGAGGGCACCGTCACCCGCTGGCTGAAGCAGGTCGGCGAGTCCATCGAGGCCGACGAACCGCTGCTCGAGGTCTCCACGGACAAGGTCGACACCGAGATCCCCGCGCCGGTCTCCGGCACCCTGCTGGAGATCCGGATCAACGAGGACGAGACCGCCGAGGTCGGCACCGTCCTGGCCGTCATCGGCGCCGCCGGTGCCGCCCCGGCCGCCCCGGCTCCGGCTGCCGCCCCGGCCCCCGCGGCCGCTCCGGCTCCCGCCGCCCCCGTCGCCGCCCCGGCTCCGGTCCAGGCCGCCGCCCCGGTCGCCGCTCCGGCTCCGGTCGCCCCGGCCGCTCCGGTCGCCGCCCCGGCTCCGGTCCAGGCCGCCGCCCCGGTGGCCGCTCCGGCTCCGGTCACCCCCGCTGCCCCGGCTCCGGCCGCCGCCCCGGCGTCCGCCGGTGACGAGGCCGCGTACGTGACCCCGCTGGTGCGCAAGCTCGCCTCGGAGTCCGGCGTCAACCTGTCCACGGTCTCGGGCACCGGTGTCGGTGGCCGTATCCGCAAGCAGGACGTCCTGGCCGCCGCCGAGGCCGCCAAGGCCGCTGCCGCCGCCCCGGCTCCGGCCGCCGCTCCGGCCGCGAAGGCTCCGGCCGCCGCGGTCTCCGAGCT is drawn from Streptomyces sp. NBC_01232 and contains these coding sequences:
- the pelF gene encoding GT4 family glycosyltransferase PelF, with product MSHGRHVTMLTEGTYPHVHGGVSTWCDQLVRGMPEVDFNVIALTGSGREPVTWELPRNVYRHTSFPLWGPLPSRIRRSGLRGRAQRRFTEVYESFLLSLLDPAGDPARHTFSEALRELTVLARAGKLAPALRSESVLRLLMNVWTRPGLATAEAEPTIHDALTATDLLEHALRPLSVRIPPDSVAHAVSSGLATLPALAAKYLDGVPFLLTEHGIYLRERYLGYRSAAQRWPVKALMLGFYRELNTEGYRQADLITPCNQYNRRWEERGGAESERIRTVYNGVDPHAFPEAGPEPDVPTLSWCGRVDPIKDLETLIRAYAFMREELPALRLRLFGPVPPGCEEYKLRLEKLAAELGVSDGITYEGRIEQVARAYAAGSVVMLSSISEGFPFSIIEAMSCGRTTVSTDVGGVREAVGDTGLVVPPREPETMARATLALLRDDERRAELGRMSRKRVVEKFTLHQSVDGFRHIYRELAGQPVLPVHAGDEWTQRLADPWYRELAADGSLW
- a CDS encoding leucyl aminopeptidase; this translates as MTALTLSTAGAATLRADALVVGVAKGPKGPIVAAGAEAVDKAYDGKLAGVLDALGASGAEGEITKLPAPAGLKVPVVLAVGLGSVPEKDESFDEEVLRRAAGAAARALHGSKKAAFALPLEDASAVTAVAEGALLGAYAFTAYQGGENKVRKEAKGAAPKAPLAEVALLGAKPRDKEHKAAVERAAVVATEVNIARDLVNTPPNDLTPEAFAAVASAAAKENGIKVQVLDEKALVKGGFGGIMGVGKGSENPPRLVKLTYTHPKAEKTLAFVGKGITYDSGGISLKPAGHNETMKCDMAGAAAVFASVVAAAKLGLRVNVTGWLALAENMPSGSATKPGDVLRMYSGKTVEVLNTDAEGRLVLGDALTKASEDNPDAIVDVATLTGAMVLALGDRTFGIMANDDAFRTSIHEIAEEVGESSWPMPLPAELRKTMDSPTADIANMGVRMGGGLVAGLFLQEFVGEGITWAHLDIAGPAFHEGAPHGYTPKGGTGSAVRTLVRLAERTATGDLG
- the lpdA gene encoding dihydrolipoyl dehydrogenase — translated: MANDASTVFDLVILGGGSGGYAAALRASQLGLDVALIEKNKLGGTCLHNGCIPTKALLHAGEIADQAREAAQFGVKTSFEGIDIAGVHKYKDEVISGLYKGLQGLVASRKVTYIEGEGRLSSPTSVDVNGRSIQGRHILLATGSVPKSLPGLNIDGNRIISSDHALVLDRVPESAIVLGGGVIGVEFASAWKSFGSDITVIEGLKHLVPVEDENSSKLLERAFRKRGIKFNLGTFFDKAEYTENGVRVTLVDGKTFEAEVLLVAVGRGPVSQGLGYEEQGVAMDRGYVLVDEYMQTNVPTISAVGDLVPTLQLAHVGFAEGILVAERLAGLKAVPIDYDGVPRVTYCHPEVASVGITEAKAKEIYGADKVVALKYNLAGNGKSKILKTAGEIKLVQVKDGAVVGVHMVGDRMGEQVGEAQLIYNWEALPAEVAQLIHAHPTQNEAMGEAHLALAGKPLHSHD
- the sucB gene encoding 2-oxoglutarate dehydrogenase, E2 component, dihydrolipoamide succinyltransferase — its product is MSVSVTLPALGESVTEGTVTRWLKAEGERVEADEPLLEVSTDKVDTEIPSPVSGILASIKVAEDETVEVGAELAVIDDGSGAPAAAAAPAAEPAAAPAAEAAPAPVAEAPAAPAPAAEAPAAAPAASGTDVVLPALGESVTEGTVTRWLKQVGESIEADEPLLEVSTDKVDTEIPAPVSGTLLEIRINEDETAEVGTVLAVIGAAGAAPAAPAPAAAPAPAAAPAPAAPVAAPAPVQAAAPVAAPAPVAPAAPVAAPAPVQAAAPVAAPAPVTPAAPAPAAAPASAGDEAAYVTPLVRKLASESGVNLSTVSGTGVGGRIRKQDVLAAAEAAKAAAAAPAPAAAPAAKAPAAAVSELRGQTVKMTRMRKVIGDNMMKALHSQAQLSSVVEVDITKIMKLREKAKGAFLAREGVKLSPMPFFVKAAAQALKAHAVVNARINEDEGTITYFDSENIGIAVDSEKGLMTPVIKGAGDLNLAGISKATADLAAKVRGNKITPDELSGATFTISNTGSRGALFDTVIVPPNQVAILGIGATVKRPVVLETAEGTVIGARDMTYLTLSYDHRLVDGADAARYLSAVKAILEAGEFEVELGL